The following coding sequences lie in one Apium graveolens cultivar Ventura chromosome 3, ASM990537v1, whole genome shotgun sequence genomic window:
- the LOC141715149 gene encoding protein FAR1-RELATED SEQUENCE 5-like, with translation MASHLFNYSSSSSEHDDFDYFTPVGKNPVYRKLIVDDVNELIDVDNYKCKKKLDMDDDDIEYMEKKNMDDDDDDDIEYMEKEKYHKKEEGDCKGKGKMNDDDFCREEKMNISDDDVDDDDENDDMSFDKKGYGFSKSNMNSVVPCVGMFFNTLDEAEKFYRDYGRSVGFEIIIRSTHRHSRGNGISSRLYICRKGGRLGSSTKLDVDDERKEKRRIRDVIPRTNCSARMCVTHRVKNDKWGVTLVKLEHNHDMVTSDKVQFMQMSKNIDLVTRALLELFDKSGIETAKAMRFLGETWGGVEKLGFSNQDVRNVIRDIRRRVFDSGDAGSGMALLRQLKEKSFGNFFYRVDLDEENRVRGLVWIDHRSLNAYTNFGDVVLFDSTYRTNRYCMPFIPITGVNHHYQNILFRFALMRDETEISYKWVLKTWLEAVGNKPPLTIITDQDIALGNAIAEIFPDTKHILCSWHISNKFPEKLSALYTQYPEFKGDF, from the coding sequence ATGGCAtctcatttatttaattattcaagtTCGTCTAGTGAGCATGACGATTTTGATTATTTTACACCCGTTGGGAAAAATCCGGTTTATCGTAAACTTATTGTAGATGATGTTAATGAATTGATTGATGTTGATAATTATAAATGTAAGAAAAAATTGGATATGGATGATGATGATATTGAGTATATGGAaaaaaagaatatggatgatgatgatgatgatgatattgAGTATATGGAAAAGGAGAAATATCATAAAAAAGAAGAGGGAGATTGTAAGGGAAAAGGAAAAATGAATGATGATGATTTTTGTAGAGAAGAGAAAATGAATATAAgtgatgatgatgttgatgatgatgatgaaaatgatgataTGAGTTTTGACAAAAAAGGTTACGGTTTTTCAAAATCAAATATGAATAGTGTTGTGCCTTGCGTTGGTATGTTTTTTAACACTTTGGATGAAGCCGAAAAATTTTATAGAGATTATGGTAGAAGTGTTGGATTTGAGATTATTATTAGGAGTACTCATAGACATTCACGGGGTAATGGTATCTCCTCTCGTTTGTATATTTGTCGTAAGGGTGGAAGACTAGGTTCTAGTACGAAATTGGATGTTGATGATGAAAGAAAGGAAAAAAGAAGGATTAGAGATGTAATTCCGAGAACAAATTGTAGTGCTCGAATGTGTGTCACTCATAGAGTTAAAAATGATAAATGGGGAGTAACTTTGGTTAAATTAGAGCATAATCATGATATGGTAACCTCGGATAAAGTACAATTCATGCAAATGTCCAAAAATATAGATCTGGTTACCCGAGCATTGCTTGAGTTATTTGATAAATCGGGCATTGAAACCGCTAAAGCGATGAGATTTCTTGGTGAAACATGGGGTGGTGTGGAAAAACTTGGATTTTCTAATCAAGATGTTCGTAACGTAATTCGTGATATTCGACGACGGGTGTTCGATTCCGGTGATGCGGGGAGTGGGATGGCATTGCTACGACAATTGAAAGAAAAAAGTTTTGGAAACTTTTTCTATCGAGTTGATTTGGATGAAGAAAATAGAGTTAGAGGTTTGGTTTGGATTGATCATCGATCATTGAATGCATACACGAATTTTGGAGATGTTGTTTTATTTGACTCCACATATAGGACCAATAGGTATTGTATGCCGTTTATACCAATAACCGGGGTCAATCACCATTACCAAAATATCTTGTTCAGGTTTGCACTCATGCGGGATGAGACAGAGATTTCATATAAATGGGTTTTGAAGACATGGTTGGAAGCCGTCGGAAACAAACCTCCCCTCACTATTATTACGGATCAAGATATAGCACTGGGAAATGCTATTGCCGAGATTTTTCCGGATACCAAGCACATATTATGTTCGTGGCACATAAGTAATAAATTTCCCGAAAAATTATCGGCTTTGTACACACAATATCCGGAATTTAAAGGGGATTTTTAA